The genome window TTTGCGTTAAAGTCCCCAGAGACTACCACCCGCCCCACTCCAATCCCGCTGATGATAGCGGAAAGGGAGTCCAACCTCTCAGCAAATCCTGAGAGGTCCAGACTAGGCGGCAGATAGACCCCGATGACCAAAACGGGTCCCCACCTGACCGCCACCCACCCTTTGCCCTTGCCCACCAATGTGGCGGAAAGTGAGGCGCGAGCATCCGCCCTCCATGTAAGGGCTACGGAGCCCAACTCGTCCCCCACCCACGAAGGGTGCTCGGGGATCTGGTACGGCTCCGCAGCAATGCCCAAACCACAACCACGCTCCGCCAGAGTGTGCACAAACAAGTCTTGCGCCTGACGGGCGTGGTTGAGATTTGCCTGCAGGACCCGAGCcaccatttatttattatttaaattttgattcggGCCTGCCTCCGATCCCTTTAAAGAAGAGGGGCTTTCGGGACCCCTTTCCCATCCTGTACCCTCTCCTTCAGGGGGGTAATCTGGGGTGAGGAGATTTGTATCCTCGTCCTCCTCTGTGTTTCCCTTCTTCACCTCGGTCTCGCCCACCATCCCAGCTGTCGCTGTTCCGGCGGGTACTCCTTCCAGAGTATTCTCCCCTTCTATGATGGTGGGGACATCCTCCGTTTCCTCATTTCTCtccattttttctctcccCTCCTTCAGCTGCTTGTTGGGGGGTGAGGAGCAGGAATTGTTGAGGTCTTTAGCTTTTTTCTCCActtccccctctctctttttcttcggTTGCGACCTAGGTGTTGACGCGCCGCGGGGTGTGGGAGTTCCCCCATCCATTGCCCTCTTCGCCGCGTCGGGTCCTTTTTCCTTTGTAGAGGATCCTTTTCCCCCTATAGAGGAGGGTTTCCGGCCAGTGCTCTCCCCTACAGGCCTGCGTGTTTCCCCACTAAAGGCCCCGGTAGTTCGCCCAGTCATTCGACCACCCTGCGCAATGGGGCAAGCCGCACTCCCCGCCCTATGTTTTGCCGGCTTCCCTTTATCCGCGCATATGGGACATCTGGGCGCCGCTCTACAGTCCGCCGCTCGGTGTCCCTCCTCCCCGCACTGGAAGCAATCGAATCTTCGTTCCACGGTTGCCGTGCATTTCGACTGTACGTGTCCCCTACCCAGGCATTTAAAGCACTGGAGGGGCCTCTCCTCCAGCAATTCAACCCTGGCGTGGGCCCACCCAACCCTTATTCTGCCGGCTTTCGCCACCAGATTGGCGGCAGCTGCAGGGCATTTGGCCCACGCCGAGCCCATCCCGTTGGGGGCTCTTCGTATCGTCCCCACTTTGATGTCCCCGTGGGCACATCCACCGACTTCCGCGATTGCGTCCCTTACCTCCGAGGCCTGGACTGCATCGTCCAGGTCCCGAAACAGAAGCTCCGCAGTCTTGGTAGGGAGGGATACCCTAACTCCCTCCGCCCCCTTCAACGTCTTCCTAAGTTTGGAGGCAAAAGCCATAGCCTTTTGGCTGGCTCCCTCACCTCCCACTTCATATATAATCGCCCCTGTCAGGGCCCTCCTGTTCCTGAGCTCCGTGATGTTGAGCTCAGTCAGGTCGATCTGTCCTTTCGCACGGCGGACCATTTCGCTGTATTGCCCCTCCGGGCATGTAAGGACAACCGCCGCGGTGCGGGGGACCCTTATCGGCCTGGAGGCACCagctctcttcttcttctgaaCCCCATCAGGGGGTCCAGGTGGTGGTGGTCTCTTCTCCTTTCCCTTTACCTTGGTTGTCGGGGGTGCTGGTGATGCGGTCTCCTTCCCGCTCCTTAGCTTCCCTTTCTTTTCCAGTGCCGCCGCATATGTGAGCCGCTCCTTGTCGGCTGCCCGCGACGGTCCTGGGACTGGTCCTCCTCCGCCTTTAATTATGGCGGCTTTAGTTCCcgctcctctttctttttgcccTCTGAAAGGGCCCTGATCTTCTCCCACAAAGGTCGATCCCAAGGCGAGGTTTTCGGCGTACCTAACCTCTACCATCAGGTCTCCCTCCTTGAGATACTTCCGCCCTTTGATAACTTTAAGGGCCTCGGACACGACCTCCTCCACATTCCATCCCACCTCGGGGTTGGCCCTAATTCTTATCTCCTTCTCCTCCATGAGCGAGAGGGAGATTGGCGGTTTTTTACCTCGGGGTTGCGGTACCTCCAATTTCCTCGCCGCCCCCTTTTTCCTGTTCTTCCTTTGGTTTTTCCCTTCCCTTATGTCAGGTCCCACCTCCCCTTTTGTATTTGGGAACTTTCCTCCTTTGTATGATCCCGCGGGGGATGTGTTTGTCCCCATGGATTTGGGAGCCACCGAATCGGTTTCTGGGGCCCCTTTCTCCAGGAGCGGTTCGGTCTCCATCTCTTCGCTGGAGCCTTCTTCCGCGTAATTAACTACTCCCATACCCTCTCTGCTTCTCGTACGAGGGGCAGGGGTAGGGGTACCTGGAGCCACCTCCAGGGGAGGTTCTTTCCTCCTGATGGGCGTACCTTCTTCTACTCTTTTCCTTAGGAGTGCATTCTCCTCTTTAAGCGCGGTTTCTCTCCGCGTCAGCTCCTCCATCTGGCGCTGAAGGGAACCGCTCGTTCCCTTCAGTTCTTCGACGTCCCTTCTCAGCTTTGTGTTTTCCTCAATGAGGGCCTCAAACTAAGCCTTGGTCTCCTCCAATTGCCTCCTTACTTCGTCAGAGGACATGCTTCCCCTACTGGCTAGGGTAACTGCCCCGGCAGAAGTCACTAGCACGGCTTCCTTAAGAAGCCTGACGAAATCTCCTTTGAGGTTTTTGGAGACCTTCGCTACCTTCTCCACAGCCTGTGTTGCAGTGAGTATTTCTGCGCAGACATCAGCTGCCGGAGAATTTTTAAGTTCCTCCTCGATCTCCTTTTGAGATTTCAGTTTTCCCCaggttttgtttcttttcccTGGCAGAGCAGACCTGTCATAGACCCATTGGAATAGAGCCAGTTTTTCCTGAGCTTGTTTGATCCGGTCCATAGTCTTCTTGACCTCGTACTCGCCCGTAGTTATCGGGCGACCTTGTTTCCTCTTTTTAAAGAGGAAGGACCCGGTATCACTCTGTGAGTTTGTTGAGCCGGCCGATCCCGAACCGTCAATGTCGGAATCATCCTCCACCTCGATAACCTCACCAGTTCCTTCTTACTTGCTCTCCTTTTTGAGCGGTCTCGCCCTCATCTTTTTCAAGACTGGGTCTAAGTTCGCTTTTTCCAAATCAGTCAGCGATCTAGTTTCCCTGACCACAGGGACACCAACGGCCGCCCCGACCGAGGCTctccttcctcttcctcccgTGAGACTCGTAGTGTCTCTCGTTACGCCCACCTccgtatttgtttttattggcGCCATTTCTTGTTAGTTCCCGCTCCCCGCTGCGGCTCCGTCACCCAGGGTATACTTTCACCTGCCGCAGAGTATCCCGAAACGtgaccggcaacactccacgacagggcctcaagttcccccgggggggtgacatacgacacgggccgggggatatacatccccggcactggtccctggccccttactcacccatggaggttttgacgcctccatgggctttcgggggttcccggcctccgacctccgggataccgcagcgggtggtgccacccggggggccccatggacggttgggactgggtcgccgctccccggcTCAGTCTTACCCGCCATGGCGATCAGCTTGCACGCGCCCTTGACGAAAGTTACCTCCCATCAGAGGGCCCCGACGGTGCACCGCTTCGGAAGGGAaacggtcgcgatgcaccgtcgggctccgtcccgccgtcgaaccctgcctcggaatacgtccgagcggctccgACGGCTGGGCCGACCCGGCGCCGTTGGGCTATGCCCGTGCGGTCCGCGCCGGCCCTCCTCCGCCTCCCCGACCCCGTCCTCGGAaaacgtccgagcggctcggAAGAGGCCCGGCCCGATGGGTCCGGGAGTTCCGGAGATCCATTGGCCCGTCCGCTCCCCTCGCGGCGCGCACTCAGGGGCAGAACCCACTGAGCCGCCTGCACGCGAGATGGAGCCTCATGACTGTGGGACGCCAGCCCATGCCCACATCCCCCCAAGGGACGCCGCACggcgggaacacccacacgcGCGGAAACCCTCATGTGCCAGGAGCACCCAGCGGTACCCAGCATGTGGATATCCGGGGGGTATGTGAGACTCTCCCTATTTAAgggcatacccactaaaaacctCACGAGTGGCATCTTCGGCGATTGTAGGGGAGACTCCTGGAACTAGCGATGCAATACTTCAGGAGCCTCTCCTCGCCACACTCCTTAACTGGAGTTCTTCCTGGGAGGGAGGGAAGAAAGGAACATATCCtatactcccctcctctccaAATCGAACTTTTACTCTGCGGCGGGAGGGCCACTACCTCCTCCCGTCGTGTCTACTCTTCCTCCTGATGGGGGGTGGAGGGGGAGAATCGAGATTTAGAATTTCGACCCTCCTCTCATCTGGAAGGGGTTAAATAGGGAGGGCAAAAAAGAGGGGGAAGTAAGGGCGGGAAGGTCGAGCAGAACCAGTCTGCTCCCTCCTTCCACTTACTGACATCTTGGCGGCGCTCCCATGGGTGTCGATGGGTGCGCCGTCGCTGGTGGCGACGATGACGGCAGCGGGTGCAGCGGAAGTCGCACCAGCCGGACCGTCACCGTACGCAAGAGGGGCCCGGGTGGTGGGGGAGGTTGGGGTCTCTTGCCAGGAGCCCTTCCCCTCGCCGTCCCGGTCTACGTTCCCTCTCGGCGCTTTCTTTTTGGGCCATGACCGCCTCGCAAAAGGCGGCCACGGCTCTCCAGTTGTCCTCGCTGCCGAGCATCTTGACGACGACGCTTGGCAGCGCCAAGTCGTCCCCGATAGTCCGGGTTAGGACATCGCGCTCGTCCCTCCAAGCTGGGCATGTTTAAAGGGTGTGTTGCGCGGTGTCCTTCTCGTGACCGCAgtggtggcaggcctcgcttGCCTCCCGTCCGATGCGGTACAGGTACTCTCCGAAACACCCATGTCCGAAGAGCACCTGTGTCATCCTAAACGTACTGTTGCCCCACGCCCTGTCCAGCCACTCTTTCAGACAGGGCAGGACGGCCGATATAGTCCTCTCCTCAAATGTTGAGGGGCGCTCGTACAGCAACGCGATCCATCGCTGCTCGAGGGACTTTTTCTTCTGGAGCTTCCAAGTGCCCAGTATCCTGGCCGGGATCTTGGCGACTCCTTCCATGCGTGCCGCGGATTTCCGGTCATACAGACGTCTGTGTGAATCCGCGACCATATGCAGGGGGGGAAGTCCGGCCAGGATGGTGGCCGCCGCGTGCGACACCGTCCTGTAGCCTCGGACGAGACGAATGGCCAATCTACGCTGGACGCGACGCATCGCGTCCTGTATGCGTCTGGTGGCCATCGCCTCGCCCACACCGGTGCTGCATACATTCGTATGCTAAGGACGGTGTGCGCGTAGACGCGGCGCACCCGACCGTCCGGCCCTCCGAGATTCGGCAGCAAGCGGCtaatcgctgccgccgccttcTGTGCTCTCGGGACCAGACGGTCAAAGTGACCCGCGAAGCTCCATCGGCCGTCGATGTGGAGCCCCAGGTATTTGATCTGGGACCCCACTGGGACAACAGTACTGTCAACATCTAGTCGGGAGGTGGGGGGAGGCTCCCCAGCGGCCCGGCGGTCGTAGAAGTAGACCGCCTCGGTCTTGCTGGGGGCCACCCTCAGGCCAGTCCGGCTTATGGCCCtcacgaggcctgccaccTCTTCGTTGGCCCTGTTTAGGGCTTCCCCCCAATTGTCTCCCTCGGCTACCAGCAGGGTATCGTCGGCATATCTGATGACCCGGCAGTCGAGGGGGAGGGCGGTATGGAGGACCCCGTCGTACCCGAGGTTCCACAGCAGCGGGCCCAACACCGAGCCCTGTGGGACCCCGCAGTACACGCGACGGGTGTGACCCTGGCCCTCTTGGTCCCTGTATTCGAGCCTACGGTGACCGAAGTAGGCTCGAATTCCCTTCACGAGGTAGTTGGGGACGCGGTGGGTGTTAAGCGCGTCCCCGATTGCCTTCCACGGGAGGGTGTTGAAGGCGTTGGACACGTCCAAAGCGACGGCCAACGCCACCCTCCCGCGTTCCACAGCTGACTCCGTGAGGGCCCTGACGCGCAGTACGGCGTCCACCGTGGACCTGCCCTCACGGAAGCCGTATTGTTCCTCGTGAAGGGAAGGGACCTCATCGCGCGCCAGATGCTGGACGAGTCGGCGAACGAGAatcctctcgtatattttgccgacctcgtccagcaggcaaATTGGCCGGTACGATGACGGGTCACCCTCCTTCTTACCGCCCTTGTGGAGAAGAACCAACTTGGCTCTTCCCCACATTGGGGGGAATTCCTCCTCCACGAGGCATCTATTAAAGATGCCTCGTagccacccggataggtttggCTCCTCCAAGGCGAGCTTCCAGACGCGCCCTGGGATGCCGTTTGGGTTAACGGCCTTGTTGTTCTTGACTCCCCGGACGGCATTCCTCAACTCCTCCTCGGTGATTTCGAGATCCCTGGACCAGGCCTCGGCAGCGCCGGTGTTCGCGCTGCCCCAATCGAGACCTCGAGGATTGGGTTTAGTCGGGAACAGAGTCCCGACTATTTGGTCCAGGGATCCCGAGGGGAGGGTTTCCGTCACGGGAGGCGCCCAGTGACGTAGTTTGTTCGTCACTATCTTGTATGGGCGCCCCCACGAGTCGGCGTCAAGAAACGCGATGAGCTCGTCCCACGatctcgccctggaggagcgaATGCGACACTCAGCGCCACTCGAGCGGACCGGTAGTCGCTGAGTGCCTCGGCTTTCCAGGCCTCGTCGCCACGGCGCTGGGCGCGTTTGAGGAGTCTCCGCGACGGAGGAGCGGCGAAGAGACGCGATTTTCTCCGTCCACCAGTACGCAGCCCGGCGCGAGTGGGGCCTGCTTTTGGGCATGGAGAAGTCGCACGCCTGTGTGATCGAGTCTACCAGGCGCGCGACATCCTCCACCAGGCTCCCCACTTCCTCCTCTGGCGGATGGTGTTGCCAAAGGGTGGCCTGGACGGCCGCCGTCaacctatccgggtctaaCTTTTTTAAGTTCCATCGCGGCGGTGGCGCACCGCCGGTCGGGCTCCCGGGCTGGAGGGTGGTGCAACCGAACTCTATATATCGGTGGTCCGATAGAGTCTCTTGGTCGACCACCCCCCATGACCAATTTAGGCGTGCCGCGGAGGGGGTTATCATAGTGAGATCCACTATAGACGCCCCCTGCAGTAGCCGGTCGCACGTGGGCTCGTTGCCGGTGTTTAGTAGGCATAGCCCGAGAGCCCCTATCCAGTCCAGTAGGACCTCTCCCTTGGGGATGGTAAGCCGGTCTCCCCAGGCTTGCGCTCTGGCGTTAAAGTCACcggccaccaccacctcctggGGGAGTATGCTGCGTATGCAGTGCTCCAACTCCCCCAGATACAGCTCAAATTGGGAGAGGCCCCAACTAGGCGGTGCGTAACACGCCACCACCGCGATGGATCCTTATTTCACCGCCACATACCCCCTTCCTGACTTGAGTAAGGAACAGGGAGGTTGTGGCTGTTTGATCCTCGTATGATTGCGACCGTGCCAGAGCCGTCCACCCTCCAATTAGGATGGTATGATGGGGGTCGGTACGGCTCCGACACGATCGCCAGTCCTATACCACGCTCGGCGATAGTCTGCAGGAGTAAGTCCTGCGCCCGCTGAGCGTGGTTAATGTTTGCCTGTATGAATTTACAGGCCCTCATTGATGTCGGTAGAGAGGGCCTCCGTCGACTCAGACCCCGCACCACGTGGCCGTGGAAGGGGGGCTCCATCCGCGTTCGATGGCGCATTACCCACGGGCTCAATTTCGCCCGGGGTAAGGGTGTCTCCTTTCACGTTACCACGCTTAGGGTCTAAGCGTGGCTTCCTTTGGGGCTTGGGGGAGTCGGAGCAGAGCTCTTTGCTCCCCGCACCCTCCTCGTTTCCTTCCCTGACCGAGTCCGCGCGCCGCTTGCGACACTCCGATGTGTCCATCGGCGCGGGCGCAGACTCGGCTGAAGCCGTTTGGTTCGCTTGTGGGATTTCTCCTACAACGACCTCCATCAGGGACGGAATTGGGCTCTTGTTTTCGATTCCCCCCTTCTCCCCTCCTACCGACGGGGTGGGTTTTTTGGAGGGAGGAATCGATTTGGCCTTCTTCCTGTTGAGTTTTTTCGGGGGGTGACAATTCATGCCCCCCATCCTGTGCCCCGCGGGTGCCCCGAAGTCAGCACATAGTGCGCAGTGCACTTTCTGCTCGGAGCAGGAATTGGCCTTGTGGCCCTCCTTGTTCGGCGAGTTGTCCCGCCTTGCGTGCCTTGTCCTCACCGGAAATCTCAAGGATTAAGGCACCGGTGAGACCTTTCCTTATTTTGAGGCTTCCTTCCTTGATTCCCAGTTGGTCAAGTTTTACCTCCTTTCTGATGGCGGCTATGTTTTCGCCATATTTCTTTTCTGGGCAAGTTATCATGACCGCCGAGGTTTTGggaacttttcttttatcggGTTTCTCTCCGTTACCTGCCCACGCTTCTGCTTACCCTGTTCACTGGGCGGTGACTGGCCGCAGCAACGGGTACAGTtctggaggggaggggagtctgtcctactttcttctttcccttACGTCCGACCACCACGCTCCACGGAGTTTCCGTGGTCGGAGAGGGGTCATATGTCCCGAGGTCTGTCGACTTCTTGTCGAAGGGCCCCGGGCCTAATGGTCCTCCGCCAGAGGGTGGAGCCTCAGAGGGTTCCGCATCCTGGCGAGATTTCTTTCCAGGTATTCTCTCATCGGCAGCGGGTACCGGCAGGGAAGGGGGGGGAGAGATCTTGGTGTGAGCACAAACCTGGCTTTCTcccttcttctttcccttcttGGCCGCTTTTTCCTTTTGGCTGCTTTTAGGAACCATTCCCTGCGTCTTGGGCTGAGTTGGCGAGGGGATCTCAGCCTCGGCCTCCTTCCCCATTGGCGGCTGAGTATGTGCGTTCAGGAGAGCAGATTGGACCGCCTCCCCTTGTCCGTTCGTTGCTTCGAAGAATCGCAGCATCCTTTCCCTCAAGTCAACGCCTATTTGTAGGTGCTGATTGAGGGCTTCGTACAGGATTGCAAAGTCGCCCTGGACTGTTGGGCGAGTTACCGGTGGGAGTGGTCGAGGGGATCCACTCAAGAGGGGCCCCTGTTCCTCCATTACGCTCGCGGCCTGCGGTTCTACCTCCATGCAGGGGTCACCAGCCAGGCCCGGGGACACGCATGCCGGAGATAGTCCGCCCCTCCTCAAGGCGGTCTTCTTTGGGGAGACATTTTGGGGCGTCCTCAGCCTGAGAGAATGCCACTCCCCGCTGTCGGAATCTGAATCCCGGTCAGATTCAATGCGGTTCCGTCCTCTCAGGTTCCTGCCCCTTTTCtccttttcactttttgtgATGCTTCCCTCTTCGATCAGGCGAGTACTGAGCTGGTTCGTCAGCACTTTTACCTGATCGGCGAGTTCCGCCACCTGTTTTTTGAGCTCGCtcgtctccttttctttctcggcTTTGAGGAGCTCCAATTGGTGCCAAAGTTCCTCCGCTTCAGCGTTGCTCGGCGAGGACGATACAGTTCTGTCGTGAAGGACTGCTGTGGCAGCCATGATGGACGCCACAGCCTTCTTCATCTCCCCTTCCAGTGGGCCCTTGATGTTCTTGGAGACCTGCAGACTCTTGAAAATGGTCACGCAGTTTGCTATGGTATCCGACACCACAGCCGGTGTCGGAGAGTGGAGGAACATCTCCCTCGCCACCCTCTGGTTGTCTCGGCATCTCTCCCAGGCCTGTCCATCGGGCATTGAGGCACCCAGGGCCCAATCCGTGTCCACTCTCTCTCTGGCCTCTTCCCTCGCTCTGGCCCTTGCCTCCCTTTTCTCCCTTGTCCCTTCACCCGTGGTGATGGGCCTTCCTCTGCCTCTCTTGACGGAGCTGACGTCCGACTGCTCGTCCTCCGAGCCAGCATAGTACGACCCAGCGTGCGATGCTGCTTCGTACTCGTCAGGATCACCCGCCACGCTACTGGCGCGTGATCCCGCTGGGAACGCCAAGTCCTCGTCACTAGGAGCAGGAGTTATACCTGTATCGGTATGTTTCCTCCTTTTCCCGCTCGCTCGGCAGCTGTGGCATATATGCCTCGCGTTGTGAGGGCATTTGCTCGTTTTTTTGGCCattggaaattggaggtaTCTCCTTTCCAACGCCTCCCTCGCTGCCGTACCATCCTGAATGGCCGTGATGGTAGGTTTGCCACCGAATGTCGATGGCCCTGGGTACGAAGGCATAACCTTCCCCTCTGAGCTCTCGGGTATTTCGGGGAATACCCgccaatagatataaaaataattattaataaaatagaataatttaaataataaaaattagtagcaaacggatataataatcatatagataatatagttacaaatctcattaaaggagtcaaataaaataatcgataattagatttataaacataaaataattctttatttaataatttaatagcatcgCTGAAAGGTTGCAAAATACCAACTAACCCGACCTTATTAGGACCTTTACGTATTTGTACATATCCTAAAAATTTCCgctctaataaagttaaaaaagcaatccctaacaataaaattaataataaaattaataaatttaataaatttaaaactaaataataataaatatttttaattattacttatataaattatttttatatatttataaattctaaatttattacactattctgccaaagtaatctacaatttttataaaattaatattattctttaatttaaaaaaaatttcaaataaaaagtcctttcgtacaaatttatttacactttaattatagataaaatccgATCTGGCTTACGCCGATCTAAActcaaatcatgtaaaattttaatagtcgaacagactaaataattaaatttttccatctaatttttattttaattcaacatcgaggtctcaatcattttttataatatgatcttaaaaaaaatattacgctgttatccctaaggtaattaatttttcaataatttcttttaaaacttattcatattttcataaatatatgattatctattaaataaaattaaaaaagtttataaaattttttaatcctcccaactaaatataattttatactaaatttaaaaactaatgtattttaataaaaattatattaaattct of Anoplolepis gracilipes chromosome 8, ASM4749672v1, whole genome shotgun sequence contains these proteins:
- the LOC140669123 gene encoding uncharacterized protein; translation: MVARVLQANLNHARQAQDLFVHTLAERGCGLGIAAEPYQIPEHPSWVGDELGSVALTWRADARASLSATLVGKGKGWVAVRWGPVLVIGVYLPPSLDLSGFAERLDSLSAIISGIGVGRVVVSGDFNAKSMTWGSPRTDR